Proteins from a genomic interval of Panthera tigris isolate Pti1 chromosome A2, P.tigris_Pti1_mat1.1, whole genome shotgun sequence:
- the RBM6 gene encoding RNA-binding protein 6 isoform X3: MIHDKEVILEYISGPDFWYCKRCKASVAGYRSSCSLCKCPREVTEAKQELVTYPQPQKTSIPAASEKQPNQSPRSGDKESEPKKREEGQEPRLGHQKREAERYLPPSRREGLTFRRDREKEPWSGETRQDGESKTIMLKRIYRSTPPEVIVEVLEPYVRLTTANVRIIKNRTGPMGHTYGFIDLDSHAEALRVVKILQNLDPPFSIDGKMVAVNLATGKRRNDSGDHSDHMHYYQGKKYFRDRRGGGRNSDWSSDTNRQGQQSSSDCYIYDSATGYYYDPLAGTYYDPNTQQEVYVPQDPGSPEEEEIKEKKSTIQGKSSSKKEASKRDGKEKKDRGVTRFQENASEGTAPPEDVFKKPLPPTVKKEESPPPPKVINPLIGLLGEYGGDSDYEEEEEEEQTPPPQPRTAQPPQREELTKKENEEDKLTDWNKLACLLCRRQFPNKEVLIKHQQLSDLHKQNLEIHRKIKQSEQELAYLERREQEGRFKERGNDRREKLQSFDSPERKRIKYSRETDSDRKPVGKEGIDSSNKGGCVQQTTGWRKGAGLGYGHPGLASAEETEGRMRGPSVGAPGRTSKRQSNETYRDAVRRVMFARYKELD, translated from the exons TGTAAGGCCAGCGTAGCTGGGTACCGATCTTCATGTTCACTCTGCAAGTGCCCAAGGGAAG TGACAGAGGCCAAGCAAGAATTAGTAACCTATCCTCAGCCTCAGAAAACATCCATACCAGCAGCATCAGAAAAACAACCCAACCAGTCTCCAAGGTCAGGTGATAAAGAATCTGAACCCAAAAAGCGGGAAGAAGGACAAGAACCACGCTTGGGACAtcaaaagagagaagcagaaagatacCTGCCTCCTTCTCGAAGGGAAGGGCTTACCTTCCGAAGAGACCGAGAGAAGGAGCCATGGTCTGGGGAGACACGCCAGGATGGGGAGAGCAAAA CAATCATGCTAAAACGCATCTATCGGTCTACTCCACCTGAGGTCATAGTGGAAGTGCTAGAGCCCTACGTCCGCCTTACTACTGCCAATGTCCGTATCATCAAGAACAGAACCGGCCCCATGGGCCACACTTACGGCTTTATTGACCTTGACTCCCATGCG GAAGCTCTTCGTGTAGTGAAGATCTTACAGAACCTTGATCCGCCATTTAGTATCGATGGGAAGATGGTAGCTGTAAACTTGGCCACTGGAAAACGAAG AAATGATTCTGGGGACCATTCTGACCACATGCACTACTATCAG GGTAAAAAGTATTTCCGAGataggagaggaggaggcagaaattCAGACTGGTCTTCAGATACAAATCGACAAGGACAACAGT CATCATCTGACTGCTACATATATGATTCTGCTACTGGCTACTATTATGACCCTTTGGCAGGCACTTATTATGACCCCAACACTCAG CAAGAAGTCTATGTGCCCCAGGACCCTGGGTCACCTGAAGAAGAGGAgatcaaggaaaagaaatccaCCATTCAAGGAAAGTCAAGTAGCAAGAAGGAGGCATCTAAAAGAGATGGCAAGGAGAAAAAAGACCGAGGAGTGACAAGG TTTCAGGAAAATGCCAGTGAGGGGACAGCCCCCCCAGAGGACGTCTTTAAGAAGCCCCTGCCTCCCACtgtgaagaaagaagagagtcCTCCACCA CCTAAGGTGATAAACCCACTCATTGGCCTCCTGGGTGAATATGGAGGAGACAGTGACTacgaagaggaagaggaggaggaacagaccCCTCCTCCACAGCCCCGCACAGCACAGCCCCCACAAAGGGAGGAACTGACCAAGAAGGAGAACGAAGAAGACAAACTCACTGATTGGAATAAACTGGCTTGTCTGCTCTGCAGAAGGCAGTTTCCCAACAAAGAAGTTCTGATCAAACACCAGCAGCTCTCAGACCTGCACAAG caaaacctggaaaTCCATCGGAAGATAAAACAGTCTGAGCAGGAACTAGCCTATCTAGAAAGGAGGGAACAGGAG GGAAGgtttaaagaaagaggaaatgatcGCAGGGAAAAGCTCCAATCTTTTGACTCTCCAGAAAGGAAGCGAATTAAATACTCCAGGGAAACTGACAG TGATCGTAAACCTGTTGGTAAAGAAGGTATTGACAGTAGCAACAAAGGAGGCTGTGTCCAACAGACCACTggctggaggaagggggcaggcCTTGGATATGGCCATCCTGGATTGGCTTCAGCAGAGGAG ACTGAAGGCCGGATGAGGGGGCCCAGTGTAGGGGCTCCAGGAAGAACCAGCAAGAGACAGTCCAACGAGACTTACCGAGACGCTGTGCGAAGAGTCATGTTTGCTCGGTATAAAGAACTAGATTAA